Genomic window (Rhineura floridana isolate rRhiFlo1 chromosome 13, rRhiFlo1.hap2, whole genome shotgun sequence):
gagatcaaggagaatcaacagagttacactccctctgtctctctcccgacataggtcatcgtacagggcgaccaaggctgtctcggtgccaaaaccgggcctaaaacccgattgaaatggatctagataatcggtttcatccaatagcacctggagctggccagcaaccactcgttccaagaccttgcccaggaatggaacattcgccactggcctgtagctgttaaaattgtctgggtccaaggaaggctttttcaggagtggtctcactgccgcctctttcagacagcccgggaccactccctctcgtaaagaggcatttatcacttccttggcccagctagctgttccattcctgctagtttttatcagccaggaggggcaagaatccagtaccgaagtggttgcacgtacctgtccaagcaccttgtccacatcctcgagttgaaccaactgaagctcatccaacaaaacaggacaagacagtgctctggacatctcactaggatcaactgctataacttgagagtctaggtcccggcggatacatgagatcttattctggaagtgatcggcaaactgattacagcgggcctccgattaTTCCAccatgtccggagggtttgaatgcaGAAGCCTCCGGACAACTTGaaatagctccgctgggcggcagagagatgatttaatagtggcagcaaaatgatgttttttagctgccttgaccgctcctacatagagcttagtcgaagcactaaccagcgcataattgtatccgtcgggagtttgtctccatttccgctcaagccgcctcctatcttgcttcatcgctctcagctccggagtataccatggagctgtatgagctctacgcaggagagggcgtgcaggagcgatcatgtttaCAGctcgggtcatctccgtattccacagagtgaccagggcttcagcaggagcgccagtcctatcagccggaaaatcccccagagccctttgaaaaccttcaggatccattagtctctgagggcggaccaatttaataggtcccccacccttgcagagggaagaggttactgaaagtctaaacctcagcaagcagtggtctgtccatgacaaagggagtgttgtgaaactccccacattcagatcacttaccccatgctcagtagcaaaaacaaggtctagagtgtgccccgatacatgcgttggaccactaacaaattgagacagccccatggctgtcatggaagccatgaagtcctgagccgcgccagacaaagtagtctcggcatgaatgttgaaatcccccagtactaatagtctgggggatttcaacaatatatccgagaccacttccgccagctcagttagggaagccattgggcagcaaggtgggcggtacaccagaaggattcccagcctgtccctctggcccaacataaggtgcagacactccagaccagtaactgcatgaacatggtgcttggtgagtgagatggaactcttatagacgacagcaaccccacctccctgaccctcagatctaccatgatgctgaaccaagtaccccggtgggcagagctgggagagaccaactcctccctgctcacccacccaggtctcggttatacatgccagatcggctgcctcatccacaattaagtcgtggacgagggaggttttattaaaTACCTATCTGGCATTTaatagcagcaactggagatctgagagttggctgataggactaccaacaaCCTTGCagatgtgggaaggaccggaacaaggcacagccacaacatgtctgtgccgcgttccccttacctggcacatccttctcacagcgccataccttcttttgcccgtcactacggtaattggggccccctcaagtctccccgcctgatggataaaactttctctgaagcacataatacaactaaagtATACAACAATTAtacgtataaaaacagccataCATACAGcatatataaacatacacactcactcacacatacattcatatagccagccacccattcatctcaaatcacATCGACACACAACATAATCTCGCACTCTGTGCACATATAAGCCGGCTCCAAGATCTCCCTTCTTCCCAGGGGATATCACCCTGAAATGGCCAGATGACAATAATTGCAAAAAGCATAGGCCACCAATAAGGAGCAGCAACCACGGCAGCAGCGATGGGAGAATACAAACACAGCCACAGAAACGCCAACAGCAGCTAAAAGACAGAGCCGCAGCTGCCATGGGGCACAAACTGCAATACAAGCAAAGCgcagagcagcagcaacaagcaaGGGACTGGGTCTGGTCATTGCCTGGATTGGTGACCACCTGGGAACTTGCTGCAGCGATAGTTGATGTTAAGTCCTAATTCCCATGCAAGGATATCTGTGATGGAGCCGCATAAACTGGAGATATTCACAATGGCAGCTTTGCTGCAGCTCATCCCTTTCTGTGAGCCGTCCTCAGACGCCTTCCTCAGCAACGGCAAGAATGCCTGAGTCACCATCATGGGCCCAATCACATTAGTCTTGTACACCTCAGACATGCGCTCTGACGTTTCAGATTCCAAAGTGTGTTGCCTTACAATCCCAGCATTGTTTATTAGAAGATTCAGTCTGGATCTGTTCAACTGCTCGGTGGCTCTGGCTACAGCAGCTTTGATGCTGGAGGGGTCACAAGTGTCCAACTTCACTATCGTCAGGTTTGGGTGGCTGGAAGCCAGTTTCCTCAGTTTCTGCCCATGCTCCCCGTCCGGATCCTGGCAGCAGGCGAAGAGCCACTGCGGCAGGTCGGAGCTGCCCAGGAGCTGGCGAACCAGCTCCAGGCCGATCCCGCAGTTGGCTCCGGTCACCAAGACGCTGAGCGCTCCCAGTCCCGCCATGAGCAGGTCCTGCAACCGAGtccacctccttctcctctggcGTCCGAGTTTTGGCTTAGTATAAGGAAGTTTTCTATATTCATAAACTAAAAATCTGGCTATTTATTATGTTATTCATGAGGCAAACAGAAAGGTTCTGGTCCTATAGCATAGCAGTGGCACTCTCatataaactgtttttaattcccTTTATAGTTTAGGTCTCCATGTGTCTCCattagtttgtgttttttttaaaaaaatagtcataAAAATTTATagacattttagtgtgaacttatcctgacaatttcccctaatatacacattttcacaaAACAATATtccgtaatataatgcatttttgtatgttattttcactaagatatgcatttcccctgtacactttaccctagtttATGCACTttcgtacacattacttgactagagaactgcattgcaagatgtGGAGAAGTgtgattgccaccacaccaaagaagactcgtgacacagacatggaattatgttatatttatttaaatataacaaatattaaacttcaTCCAATTTCATCCAATTAACCAGACTGGAactactttgggcaggtgaggctaaacttAGCTGGTAGAGAGAATTCCCTCCACTCcactgggcatgtcagtcactGCTGACTGTAACTCTCCAGCCATGAACTTTTGagaacttgtccctccttgctggtggagtcaggtatgtggttccaacctccgcaacTTGGCCCCACTGTACAGCCCTAcatatttggtaacatgtgcctctgagcatatggtgagtggtggcaacacctgcaatcagcccaaataacagaaacaaggtgtgtgctgtgctgatcttgttttagcagggaggaagaaacaatattaaaacagttgatatcattaagatagtcactttaaatatgtttgatttattttgcaattttagtgaagtttcctatagaaaataattctgtttttgcttctgtttctgtgaatatgtgaactgaagcaacactttgcaacactaagaaaaagctccaaaaacaattgtggaatactggcactgactgttctgtaaaatagtttccaatggacacgaggagtgtctcagtttgcacaagataaaacagtgggaggtgaaatatattctagcaaaatgtgtgctctatgtttttaattgaccatgcccacctttccttagatGGAGAGGTTAAAGCATAGCAAACTGAAGACatgcagttgttcatgctctggtaacctctaaattagattactgcaatgcgctctacatggggctgcctttgaagacggttcggaaactgcagctcgtacaaaatacagcggccagattgataacagggacccggcggtccgaacatataacactgattctggcccacttgcattggctgcctatatgtttccgggcccggttcaaagtgctggtgttaacctataaagccttatacggttcgggaccacaatacctgatggaacgcctctcccgatatcaacatcgaagaccctcctccgggtgcctactcataggaaAGCTCGGAGGGtgtcaacaagaaaaagggccttttcagtggtggtccccgaattatggaacaatcttcctgatgaggtacgcctggcgccaacattattatcttttcggcaccaggtcaaaactctcctcttctcccaggcattttagtatgtgttaaaaaagtgttttttaacttttttaagaatttaaaaatattaaagttgtttttaaattgtctaaatatgtggtttattgtatttgatgtatgactgttgtgaaccgcccagagagctttggctatggggcggtatataaatttaataaaataaataaataaataaataaatgcatcttgggcagcccaagtttgttttttctaacagttactcattgcttaagtagcaacatattgtaatcagactgattttacatcaaactgctgtttcagattcaactgttagtgcacccaaaatagaaacagagcacaacttccagtttgaaacacaaaaggctgtcttcaccatcatatgacattgaccaataaaaagctttgaaattaataaaaataaattggaaggaggaggagggagaatgaggggattgggatggggaagggaggggtgaaggaagggggagggaggggcaagagggaggggataggagggaggagaaaggtagggtagggttgatcatttgcatgctttttgagttcagtggaatttactcctgtacaatgacacttaggataggtgaaactgatccgggggaagggcagggaggggaggaggagggctggaAGGAGagtgagagggaggaagggggaagggaggggtgggggaagagaggagattagatgggtggacaatgggcagaggggaagcccctttcattttcaaaagaaaaacattgtgaacagtatcattctttttcagggttttccctacctttttattctatagcaggcacatgtagcctcccacccaaatttaaaccaaagctgtccctggccacatccacaccagaccttttagatagtcatggcttctcccaaggaatcctgggaagtgtagttagtgagttaggatgctgagagttgctaggagatgccctgttctcacacagcttcaatcaaagtggctgactgttgaactcctctggccactggagctctgtcaggggaataggtgtctaCTCTGAGCACCAGTCACATCTACTGTTGGAAGGAGCAACTCTTTCTGATCTTCCATTTCTGCTTCAGGTTTGTGAGTGTATCCCCCTTTCCCCATTTGTATATGTACTATTTTAATATATTTGCATGCTGCTTTTCCTGGCAAATCCCACCCAAAGCTgcttacaacaataacaaactacaaacataaaacaatctATGTTTCTAAAACCAAGAATCAAACAGAATtcacaaaaataatatatatcttaaaatatttatttaccacTTTTATTTAACTGGTCACTGCTTTAGGAGCGATCAACACATGAAAAGTTAAGTGAAAATAAGGTGAGCTATTTTTCTCCTTGAAATCTGTTCCCAGTTACCTCTAAAAGATTATGTATTTATGGTTTGGGGGGCAATTGACTGCATGTGATGTCGATGACAGCAGTAAGCCATAAGCTATGATTCTGTTTTTTGTGCTGCAGGGCTTGCTCCGTAGATGTGCTTTTAAGAGTTACAATTCCATCTACATGATCACAGGCTGTACATTCTTTGAATTACTCAAGGGAGAAAGCCGGGATTGATAATCAGCTTGGCTTGATGCAGCTCTTACCAACAACTTGTAAGGATTAGGAAGTTGTCAAAAAGCTATCATTAGAGCTTTAGTGATTATTTTCTTCTAGTAAGTCACATTAAATGAGAAACTAATACATTTCTTCCTTTGATGGCTTTTTATAGTTATCTACAGGTGAAGGACTATGTCACAAAAGAAAATTTGATTTTGTTcatcattaatttttaatttgtttttgaatTGTCTTCTAGCTACCTTTGTACACTTCATAATTCATCCCGTAGTCTGTAGAGTATGCCTCCCTAAGAATTCAACACCGACATAGTCATTCATGTTTGGCAGCAACTCCTGGGGGTGATCCCTTTTCTAtgccccctttatttatttattttatttgtagagTGCCATATATCTGGCTAAGATCTATACACTACTGACAAAATGCAGCTGCTCTACAGGCCCACATAAAAGGACATGCTTATACTTAAATTCATTTGAAGCAGATTTACTCTTTTCCTTTGTGAAAAAAGTACAACATGAATCGAATTGCAGTATGTTTCTTCTCCAGGTACTGTTGTGAGGTCAGCTACCTCGCTCCTTttcaacaaacaaaataaactgGTGTGTAGTTCTAGGGCTTTGGGCCTATTAATTATTACTTATTTGTTTTGAAGAGTGAATCTATTAGAGGGTATACCCTTACATTTCACAGTGATGATCAGTGTATGTTTTGTTCTTTCCAAACATAGCACCTGTATGGGTTCTCCCAGCAGAACATAGGAATGAAAGCTTTAGAATGTTGAGATCCAACAGGAATGGGATCCTTTTGTTTGGGGATATGTTATTTCATGCctttataataataatgaatatagAAGTACTGGAGATACTGTTGTCCTTAGATAAGACAGCTCTGATGGTGTGAAGAAGTAAAATTTCAAAAGTGGCGTGCTTCCACAAATCTGCATAAATTAGTGTTTCAACCAGCCAAATTTAGCCATTAGtacaggggttgccaatgtgataccctccaaatattgttggacctcaactcccatcatccctagccagtagtcagggatgatgggagttgtagtccatcaacttaGTACCTTATGAATCCACTCTGTCATATAAACCAGTGACAGGGGACCTGTGACAGGGAATTCTGGGATTCATTGGTCCTAGATGAAATTGAAGATACAGGCTTGCAGtaaagttaggcctttattggttatgTGCACATGGTCAGCCTCCCATGATGTCGGTGgagagctgcaacatggcactgtgtgcctgggttttttatatattccaggacaaagacattagcatttccccaatcagggggctacacatcAGCATTGCATAGGCATTATATGAGCATTACATCagcattgcataggcattgcattatgttctagtcaatttggcaatgttcagcacTTCACATACCAGTAGATTTTcactatgagctaagcatttcagttaatgcaatccttcctatgtCTTGGAGAGTATAGGCATGCTCAGTGTCTGTTCAGTGCTATCTTATAAAGTTCAAGCTGTACCATACTAAAAAatacagtcagggaagacagttctgaaaagaaaaaaggctggctactaaactattaaaatactataaacctttatagttttataaaagaatatattttggttattgtttgtatataaaaaattccccatcacctgtggccctccagatggggtTGGACTACAATGTCTGTCATCCTTCACCCTTGGGCAtatagctggggatgatgggagctggagtccatcaaGATCTGGAAGACAACAGCTACCCTGATGTGAACCAATTCCCTCTCTAAAATAGAATTTAGAGTCTACTGCAGAGGTTCCTGCTCAGAAGAAGCAGAGACAACCCAaccatatgcatgtttactcaaaagcgaGCCCTTCTATGTGCAGTGGATAATTGAGCAAAGGATTGCAGTCTCAGATATTCTGATGGACCTGAAAAGACTACTCAACATTTCTTAGGCAGTTTTGGGACATCCCTGGGGAAAGAAAAGTTGCACAATTAGCTTTCAAGCTCATTTAATCACTGTGAATGCAATGTTAATTCCTTTCAAGTtgaagccttaaaaaaaaaaggacctGGACTCTACTTATGGACCTGGATCAAACCCTATTTGTGTTGCACTATCATTCTATTTTCCTCTGATTGTCCATAACCCAATGAAGGCTGTTTTTTTACTGACCCAAATTATGGCTGCTTTTTACTGTCCAGATCTCAGACTTTGTAATTCTGCTGCCTGCTCTTGCTAGGATCTCACAAAATGCTCCCTATAGAGCTctcgtctctccccccccccatcctggcaGTTTCTCTTTGCTGCTTCACTCCATTGTGTCCTGAGTTGTGTGCGCCTTAGAGGGAAGGGATGAGAGAAAAGACCATTGGTGATGGGAAATAACACAGAAAAGGGCAAAATAGAAAGGCAGCATTTTTAATGGAGAAGGAGCCAATGGAAGAAGAACGCAACTCAGTGTAACCGGGAAGGGAACAAAGAGGGCGATTTTAAGATTACAGTAAAACTTGGTGAAAAGTGATGGAGTTAGACATTAAACTCATTTAACATTTAAAGGGGAacttaattcatactttctgaaacgataCAGCAAttgtttgaaattcacacttctccaaattttgcagtgcagttctgcatccaagtaatgtgtgcaaaaatgcatatactagggcaaaatgtacataaaaggtatatattaatgaaaagaacatacaaaatgcattatatttgggaaactgatttgcaaaaatgGGCATATGAGGGGAAATTGCATGCCAACAGttgtgtattagaagaaattcacaccaaaaaactggtgaactttcatgaggactttttaagttaaaaaaactgatgcggaaatgtggagaactgaacttaaaagcacggggggaaaaacagagagaaactgaaatggattgATTTGCTCATCTGTACTCTCAACCTCTATGGGCTTTCTGAGCACAGAATCAGCTGGCATAAAAACATGTACTTGCATAGGCTCTCTCCACACATTTAGAGATATGCAGAAAGAGCCCATGAATACCTGAAGGCTGGGACTGGTGTCTGGCCCTGCAAAATGGGCATGAGCAAATGTTTAGATCGGCTCCATGACTGTGTTCTTTCTTTATTATGTTCACACCTTCAAAAAGAAAGCTGCTATCGAGAGTGAGCAGTGGCTGTTAGTAACAGTTCAACAGAGGTTAGCATTCCATACTGACAGactttccatgcacaggaaaCAAAGAAAGAAGATTGATATACAGAGATCACCTGAAAGTTAAACTGTTCCTTGTGACATGGTCTAATTACTACAGTCTACTAGGATCAAATATATTGGTACACAGGGACtgtactattttattttttaaaaaaaatctgttgagCTTTCCAGGAGTTTTTCAAGTAGGAAAGAGTAACGAGAGAGAACACTGGCAATCTTGTATTCTTATGAGCCTTCACAAAAGACACTAAACAAGGGCTCTTATccagaatttgtgtgtgtgtgtgtgtttcttgaaAAGAAAATGTAGAAATCATCTGTCGTTCAGAGGAAGAGTTGAATAAAATGAATATCTTCAGTAACTAATCCCAGGAtttgcagatgttttggagtacaagaTTTAATCTATATCctcttgtgtgtgggggggatgttTTTGCCTCTTGGCCATGTAAAAGATCTTTTAGACCATTTACTTTGCACACAGAGTTATCAACGAGATGTCAAACTATAGCACATAAATTATTAGTTGGATAGAAAATAGTAATCTTGTCCATATGCCAAAATAAGCATCAAAATAAGGACAACATCTTAACATTCTAGTCCTATACCTCTCTACGAGTGAATTCCTAATGAACTCCTTTGGACTTGCTCCcagataattgtttttaaattgctattTAAATTAAGGCACAGGCTCTTATCTGTTGCTTTGTGGCTCtagcccaggggtagccaacgtggtgccctccaattATTGCTGTTCTCCCTGGAGAGACACAGGTGTACCAGAAAGGAAGATTCCATGAACCTCATCTGGTCCATAGGCTAGATGTTCCTTGACCCTGGTTTTGACTAATTTTATCATgtcacactttttttttcttttttcagtttTAGAATGCTGACATGAGGGCTTAGGATTTGAAGCATGGAGGACTTCAGTAAAGttaaaactctttaaaaaaaactaatgaaTGTATTACATCACATATTTTCCTGAACTACATTTCCATCTGATGGGTGAAGTCCATAAAAAGTTGGAGCTGCAGGTCTAAGAAGAATCTTAAAAGGCATAATAACTGCTTGTAAGCTGATTGTTAGAACTTGTATGCCTGGCTAAATTCTCTGAAGCCTGCTTGGCCCCTTCATGGAAACTTAGAAGAGAAGCTCCATAATTATCATGTCTGTTACAAGCCTCATTTTCCTCTGTGCCATCCAAACAGACACTTCTACTGTATCATGGGATGCAGCCTTGAGTAAGGATAGGAGGCTAATTTGATTCCGTtgtcatttaaaggtgaatgtatCACAtccacactttgcaaaacaatcgAACTGaatcagccatccttcaaaatccacacttacctgaattttgcgatgcagttttccagctaaACAATGTTTTACTaaaatgtgttaggggaaagagtgcatacccatgaacatattcatgaaaataacatacaaaatacattatattaggagaaattgcttgcaaaagagtGTACATCAgcaaaaacagcataaaaaggttttcatgaggagaaattcacactaaaacgctgaaggattttcatgaggaggtttattttttaaaaaattgcaaattgctgcagaaatgtggagaactgaatttaggattggaaaaatgaaaaatggaaagaacTAGAATTGACAGATCCGTCCAGCCCTAGCCTTGAGTCATCATCTGTAGAACTATAGGGAATCAAACTAGATAAAAGGTTGTGTCACAATGAGCCAGCAATTATTATGGGAGAGACACACAAGCCAAAGTAAGAAAATCAGGGATCTGCAAAATTTCTTTGTGTTGGCATTCAGTGGTTTTGGGTACAGGGAGATTTTCATGTAATTGGTTGTTTTCTGCACACTCCCAAGTCCTTGGGAAGGAGGTGGGAGACAATTGATGTGGATAGATGGgaaagatatagatataaaaagtGGCAGGGAGATTATTGATAGCATCTGAAACGCTCAGAAACACTTCTGTAATGAAGCTTGGCCAAACATCCTTTGTCTAGAGGGGAAAATTATTTAACACTCAAcccactgatttatttattccactttttatCGCAGACTTCCCCCTAGGAACTGAGGTTGCATACATGCCagcccttttatcctcacagtgAAGTGGATTCAGCTGGGAAAAAGTGATTGGCAGAATCCTATGTATATTTATTCAGAATGaataatgttggaagattcaagacagaaacCACAGGAAGCAAGGGTGCTCTTGCAgtctggtcctgcttgtaggattcttataggcatttggttggccgctgtgagaacaggatattggactagattgcctgatccaacaggcttttcttatgttcttatgaagttcTACTGAGTTGCATGGGATTTTCTTCCAGGTAAATGTGTCCATAGGAATTCAGCTCTAGTAAGTTTTTTGGCAGGATGCAGATTTGAAACAAAGCATTCATCGTCCATGCCCAACAGCTCAACCATGCCATCCCACTGGCAACATTGCCATCATCTTGTTATTTAACCTCAGGACAGTTTGAATGAGAGCAATACCCAGTTTCTACATTACAAGGAAACATGGAGGAATACTGGAATCTCTGAGATCTACTAACTAATTCTTTGGGTTTCACTTGGCAAACATACATCTCGTTTCCCATGTGACCTGGTGAGATTTGGGGCTTGCTACCTTATGGCTGCAGAAAGTTAGGTTTCAACGCATGGCTCATCATAAATGTGGATCTATTTAGGAGAAATAGTAATCATACAAAAAATGACTAGCAAATGTCTTATACGGTAAGCTTGATGTGTCACCACTTAATATGGTCATTTAAATTTATATAATTCATTGGTAATGTATATTCCTCACAGTCTTTCCATCCTGTTTTCCCTGCTCAGTTGGGCAAGGGTTCATTTGGTCTCTGTGATGTTTTGTCTCCAAATACTACTTGGATGTCTGCAAGGGATTTCCAGTTCCTCTGAACAAAGGGATAATTTGCTAGCTTTAAAAACACTGTACCTCAAAGCACACCAGATGGAGAAGATGGGAAACCAATCTCAAgtggacattttttttaagaaagcatggaagcttacaataaaatacagaggtACAAGTCTAGTGGGAAAGAGAGAAGGACTGCAAAGATTACTGGGAAATCACTAGGTCCAATAGCTAGATTTAGAGGTTTTAATGGCGTGAAGAGGGTAGGGGAAAGAGTTATCAGTGGAAATGTCAAAAGTAATATCAGGATCAATAATGTGTCATCCATTTAAGATTAAGTCTGTTCAGACTATCTCCTCCAGGGATTTTTTTACATGAATGAAGAAAAGTGTGGGATTGCCTCTCTAGCAGTTTTGGAATAGCAGTCATAAGAGACCATATCACTAAGTGCAAGCCAAGGGTAAATTTGTTCTTAGAGTTTTAGAGCAGCTAGTAGGTGCAATATCAAGGGTCACTTGGGGTGTAGAATTAATTAACAGCTTACCGTGGCACCCAGAGAACCCTGGTTGGAAACAGGCTTCCAAAGGGGGTGTTGCTTAGCCACTGGGTGGAGCGAAAGGCTTCTTGTATATAAACATGCTCAGTATATTCTAGTAGGAGGAGTTTCATTCTGTGAGAAGCTTGGTCTTACCTGCTCTGTTGTCTGGCTACTTCACCAGGACATTGTCAGTCAACTGCTATTTGTAGCAGTTTCACTGATACAGTTTGGTTCAGTCCTATTTGCTTGTAAGTCAATGGAGTTTGcaataggggaagggccatagctcagtggtagagcatctgctttgcatgcaggaggtcccaggttcaatccccagcatcactGTAGATCATATTGAGCTAaacaggccaatggtctgactcagtataaggtagcttcctacattcctatgtcAAGCCCTTTACTTTCTGGACCCAGTCTTCTTTATTCAGCCACTACTGCTTACAAGCAGTGTCCGTGATGCCAACACACCCACTGGCCATGCCCCCATGCCCCACCCACAATGGGCCACACTCCTCCATACAAGCAGGGGCAGAGGTAGACCACCACACTGctccaatggtggctggtggagACCAATAGTAGGTGGACCCAcaaccagtgacaggcagagccacccctgactggctgtaagtaagaaggcaggcaggtgggggctggctctggCCAGAActggcagactgagctt
Coding sequences:
- the LOC133369390 gene encoding estradiol 17-beta-dehydrogenase 2-like; this translates as MAGLGALSVLVTGANCGIGLELVRQLLGSSDLPQWLFACCQDPDGEHGQKLRKLASSHPNLTIVKLDTCDPSSIKAAVARATEQLNRSRLNLLINNAGIVRQHTLESETSERMSEVYKTNVIGPMMVTQAFLPLLRKASEDGSQKGMSCSKAAIVNISSLCGSITDILAWELGLNINYRCSKFPGGHQSRQ